Genomic window (Lampris incognitus isolate fLamInc1 chromosome 3, fLamInc1.hap2, whole genome shotgun sequence):
cgcaagaaaacgtgcgggaaaaggaatccaccttcgtctgagcctagcagcgacagcatattgtccatgagctcCACAGCCGTCcggtcgcccaaaccggatagggaaaggattctatctgccctctctgcggcagataggctgtacctccggagcagaagatgtttgagggcgacgtatttatcgtgttgcggaggggcgcgcaacagctgcatggcccggcgtgtggactgctgatccagcgcggcgacgaccagatagtatctggagtcgtccgcggagattccacgcaggtggaacagcgtctcgacatgctggaaccacgaggccgggtcgctctgccagaactctgggagcttcacaaccgcggcgagaacggccggctgtgagagttggggcggcgtggccgaagtggattcacacacatcttctgctccaaacatgttcaattcggggtcaccaatgtggcaggaatgaggaaaaacacatgagaccaaggcgagtttgatgtttattcctcaactccaaaaaccaactgcagcaggaacaaccctgccccggcgagcccgggaacgtaaaccacgcccccagctcacagtcctgctgggtgagaggcatagcccctagtgtccgccacaatatatactATATGCATATGTAGCGATATCGTGTAAAACCCCCTATGATGATAATCATATTCACTGATTAAACAACAGGCAAGTGTGTTGGAGTGCCATGATTTAGGTTCAAACCCAGGTTACAGTGTGGCAAGTATCAAGTTCACATATTCACTAATTACTCCACCTTTGTGCTCCAGTTGGTGGATGCTGAAAAGGCGTGGCGGTCATGCAGTCCCTCCCCACCCTACAGCACCAAAGGCACTGCCAGCGGTGGAGCTGTGAGACCAGACTGGTCCTCTCCTCCGTTTCCCAGTTCTCCACTGCTCTTCAGAAAACCCAAAACCCCTTCTGACAGGGACGTCTCTCCATTGGCGTCCCCTGGCTCAGAAAGAGCCTCGCTGGGCAGCTGTTGTCCAAGCCCCTTTGTCAGCACCGGAAGCGAGACAGAAAGATTGCAAAGGTGAGTCTGATGGGGCCAATTTAGGGACATTTAGCAGATACTGTATTTGTATTCTTAAAGTAACAATCCTGGTGATTTACATGCCCATCCTGGTATATTTCAGACAATaggcaatcaaaaaaaaaaaaaacccaaaatatgaACGTTTTTGCAGGTGCACATTTTAGTGGTgactgtctggtaggactttctcAAGAAAAATTACATGGTGCTAAAATTTCACATTGTCACTGTAATAGCAAAATGCCGAACAGGAAGCTCAGTAGTGGCGAGTTTGAAGAAAAAAAGTTGTAACTTTAAATAACTTGTCTGATATTCACAGTTTAAATTTGACACCTAAGGGGATGTTCTCTGTGACGGTAGAGAATAAAACCATGCCAATCTAAGGAAAAGGATTAGGGCTACAGGATTGAAGCATAAACCAGATTACTCGATATAGACAATCCGTCTAATTGTGATTCCTGACACTCGCGTCCTCCAGGTGCATGGAGAAGCTGAAGGCTAGGAACGAGCGTCTGACTGCAGCTCTTGAGCACAGGAAGGGGGAGTTAGAGCAAATCAGCCTGACCCTGAGCAGACATGAGGCTGATAGATCTGCCCTGCAGATGGCTCTCAGATATTGGTAAACACATAAAACACGTGTGCCAAGCAAAGTACAAAggaatgtgtgtgggtggtggacacacacacacacacacacacacgcacacacgtgcatgctCATTCATTTGACCTCATTTCTTTTCGACTATATGATAAACAAATCTAAGCTTTCAAATTATAATGAACAAATTCTAACAGAATAATGTGTTTATTAATCTATGATCAAATTTATATTCCAGTCTCCTGGTGCATTTaggatttttgtctttgtgtggttTTGATTGACAGCGAGGAGTGTGAGGAGGCCTACAGTCAGCTTCTGTTGCTTTATGAGGCTAAGAATCAGCAAGGCATTCCAGTCTGGACAGATTCAGCAGGTGCTTAAATGCCAATCATCCACAGTTGTTTACAActtcacacatgtacacacacacacacacacacacacacacacgcacgcccacacacacacacacacacacacacacacacacacacacacacacacacacacacacacacacacacacacacacacacttactcacagTAAGATTTTCTCCTCTCAGAGCAGGTAAATGACAGGCAGCAACATGGCAGTCCAAAGTCCTGGCACAGGAGCCCAGGAACAGAAGAGCTGTCAACTTCCTTCTCAACAGCAGATGGTGCAGAGGAGACTGAAACGCACAGCCACACAAGGCATGGgtatgcttgtttagatgcacttatgacctctgatgactagtagttctcctgatttcctaagttaaatgcacttattgtaagtcgctttggataaaagcgtcggctaaatgactgtaatgtaatgtaatgggtAGGATGAAGAGGCCTTAATACACCCCAAAACTGCAGCTGTACATTGCCAAAGCACATGGGCTGGATGATTAGACGCATAAAATTATGttgatgggtgacaaattaaaggcttgatccctacagtgagggggtccaggggctctgttatgctgtgggcaGGGGAGGGGCATTTTCctgacatggtttgggtccacttgtccccttagagggaagggtcactgcaaatcaatacaaagttattctgagtgatcctcTTTCTCCTATGacgaaacatttctatcctggtgggagtggtctcttccaggaggacaatgcccccatccacagggcatgaggggtcactgaatggtttgatgagtatgaaaatgatgtaaatcatacgcTATGACCTTCGTAGTCACCAGATCTCAGGACAGAGAGAGCTATTTCGAAGTATTTCAAGGATAATGCTACAAAATAAGccggtaaagttccaagcaaaatgaaaatctcaaaagtcatacccttatataaaacTGAAGATAGATACCAATTTACTACAtactacagaccaatttcattgttgtcacaattctccaaaatattggaaaaaactatttgctgctagactagacaGATTCactgagaagcacaatctgctgaccgaTAGCCAGAATGGGTTTCGACTAAACAGACTGACATCTCTGGcactcattgaattaattgaagaaataactaatagCATAGACCAAAAAAAAGTTTGCCGTGGGAATATTTATATATCtaaaaaaagcttttgacactattgACCCCAACAGATTAATAtataaattggaaaggtatggtatcagaggggtggttcagaattggctaagaagctatttaagtaacaggcagcagtttgtaaagatagacgaacataaatcgtcatgcatggatattacttgcggtgtaccccaggggtcggttttgggtcaaaaactgttcattctgtacttaaatgatatacgcgcggtatcaaaaatattgaaatttgttttatttgtggatgacacgaatatattttgttctggtgagtaTTTACAGCagtttttggaggtgaccacaaaagaaatggaaaaattaaaacggtggtttgacaaaaacaaattatccttaaatctggacaaaacaaagtttatgttgtttggaaattataaaataaacactaaagtaaaagtagtgatagacaatgtccaactagaacgagtatatgaaaataaatttctaggtgtgatactagaacACAaagtctgctggaaacctcacataacatatgtgtgagcaaaATTGGCAAGGAGCACTGCAgccatgagaaaagcaagacacattctggatcataaataattgtacactctgtattgttcatttatttgaccatatctgatctactgtgtggcagTATGGGGTAgcgcctacaaaaccaacctacgaccataatgtatactacaaaaaaaaggatcgttattaatgtaggatatcgtgaacacaccaacaagctattttaaaATCAagcgccttgaagttcagggatttagtagaatttaacactgCACAAATATTCAAagtaagaaacaatctactatcgaataatatacaaaaaatattctcagaaaGAGAAGGGgattataatttgagagggaaattaaacttcaagaaattatgtgttcaaacaactttgaagagcacctATTTCACTGATTCTGCtgttatgtttttgtttgtttttttaacaataattccTTACCAATCACCACACAGGGAGTCTGACTTGGAAGAGAGGGAGACTGCTCTTCACCAGCAAATTGAACGCCTGAAGAGAGACCGGGCAGCCATTTGTATCCCTAAACCTGGCCCTGGAGGAAAGGGCAAACTGAGCCCTGACCCTGCTACCCTGAATGGAGGAGGGGCAGGACATGGGGCTAAAGACACACCCAACCCTTCTGATATCCAGAAAGAGAAGGCCGCCCTGCTCCATAAGCTTATCACTGTCAAGGTGAGATGATTTGCTGATCTAGGCTTTCTGCACTTGGCGGAGCCACATGTTGGATATCTGTGTCTTATGTCAACAGTGTTTCTGTAAGATTTCAATAGGAATTGCACCAATGCACCCAGTTTCACTCCTTGATTTGATTCATATTGTTATACTAAATTATACACTTAAACCAGTAAGTAGTGAGATTGGATAGGTGGTTTTTTACTTACGTCATTGTCTTAACATAATTGATATTGACAACGACTGGGCCGATCCATTGTTTACCATGTACGTATGCTCCGATGAAGGTCTTACCGATTGACTGTTGCTCGGCTCATTAATTCAAATTTGCACGACTTTAAATGTGTGGAAGTGTGCTCTGTTCCTATGTATGTGAATATCTATTCTCCATGTACTTTAGTTAAGGACCTTTAGCTGGGTGAGCAGTTAACATTTTTTGGAGAAGATTCAACAGGGAAAAGATTCTCTTCAGATCCCAATCCCAATGCTAACGGTTTTGAATGAATATAATCTTTGTATATCAGACGCTGCTGCCAAATCTACATCTCACATATCCGGTGAGAAGAGCAAGCAGTGACTTTTTGTGGGAGAGGACAGAAGGAGATGATAATGGAAAAGAACATGGTTGAAGTGCTTCGTAATTGGCTGATTAGTAACTTCTTTGTTCTGTAACATACAGATAGGCCAGGGCAAAAAATGTAATTCCCAAATAATTTCCGATGCGTTGACTGAGCAGGCACTGGAAAAGAGAGATACTCGTAAATTAAGATCTAATATGTACATCTCTTGATTGTTAGACTATGTGCTCAGCTACAGTCATTGTTTACTTTATACTTTTGCATTACACCGTGTCCAGGAGGAAATGTCGGAGCTGCGAGGTCTGATCCGTCTCACAGAGAGAGAATGGAGGTATCTTGACCGGAGTTTGATGGCTCAGAAGGCCAAGGACGCAGCTGGAGCGCTCATCTCGGAAAGCCTcagagaggagcaggaggagcgcAAGACTGCACAACAGGTTGAATAGTTTCATACAACCTTACAGATGACATTTTCAAACAATATCAAATCAAGTTGAACCGagcaggggggggggatgtgCCATGGGGAGCAGGAGGTTGGTCTAGAGCGACATTCTTAAATCTGGCTGCCCCACCTGGGAAATCAAACATCTACCAAAGCAGAATCCCTCCTGGCCAGGGGAGGTATTTTAGTTCTACAAGGTCTTCTCCAGGGCTATTCTGCTACAGTAGCACAGATTTTTGCAGAATGACATTCCTATGCCATTATCAAAAACCAAACTCAGCTTGAGAATGAAGAAATGAGAAAAAGCTAGCTTGATTTGAATTAGCACAGCTCTCTCGTACAGTGTTGTACAGTAAGAGTGAACAAAACATTAGGACCAATCACCTCGATGAAATGAAGAATCACTCCTTTTCTGCAAACACCCATGCCACAGTTCAATGTCACTCTATAGTCTGTGAATTTTTCAATTCTTATTTTTGATGATTAAAAAAGATTTGATATCTAATAATATTTAAACTTGCTGACATCATTTTCCtatttgtttttctccccaatgaaGTTTTTTAAAGCACAGGGTGTAGAGCGTTAGCAGATAAATTCATGAGTCAACCCTCAGGTATCTTAGAGCATTaaacagtaatcatatcatagccaagagcgtATGTAATGTCAAATGTGATTAGCACCAGTGTTTAGGTAGCTCACTAATAGTGACGCAAGTTAGCTGGACGATGCCACAAATCAGTATCACGGTCATGTTTAGAGACTATCTATGGATTAAGATAGCCCTGGAAAATTAAAGGTTTTTAGGCCTTTACTGAAGGAAGTGAGTGAGTCTGCAGCCTCGATGGAAGATCACTCCACTATGCTGGGGCCAGGTGAGAGACACGTCTTGGCTCAGAGCTCAGCCCCATTAAAGTGGACTAAACTGGGCAATATCTGACGGAAAGATTGTTTGCCCCTCATTTATCCGTGCTTCCATTGTGGTCAAATATCAGAAAATGTTGAAACATCTGTAGCTATCAGCCAAATCACAATTGCTCGCTAGATTAATGCTATTCTcttctgtttggttttttttttccttctgttttCTGCTTTTCAATTAGGCGTATCTTTGGGCCTACAGTTGTTTAGTAAGAAAGTAGAGCATAAGAACGCTTTCTTTCTAGCGTGGAAGCTAATCAGCTACTCCTGGTTGAATGTACTTTCCAGAAGCTGGCTGAGGATGTAGTTAAGATGGCTAGCGAAGGAGACATCCCCGGCCCTCGGAGTATAACCATTCTGAGAGAGCTGCGGGCCATCCTGCAGAGGTGAGAAATAATATGGATCTATATGGGCTACTGCCAATGTTGGGGCCCAAAACATATTGCTCAGACTGTGGTGCTAGGTAAGTCAAATGTTACTTTGCTATGGCAAGGGATATATTTAAAGAATAGTAAGGGATAAATAGAGTTAGGTTCCCACTGGGATCACCCATGAAAAAGAGCAAAATGCGTGCACTCAGGGATACTCTAAGGTGCTTTGGTACCAGTGAAGTTTGAAATCAGTTATAGCTTTTCAAATTAGGTACAGGGCACTACATGTTCAGACAGCCTATGTCGCTGAAAAGAATTGTGCATGTATAACACTGTTACGTCCCTTTGACATTCAAGCCAAGAAGCCTTGGTCATTTCACATCATCACACATTTTCTTGTCGCTGCAAAAACCCGCCTTACCCTTGATATCAGATTAGAGAATCAACAAGTGGACCCGTTTTAATCTCTTGAGTGATTGTGTATGAGGTGTCATTGCATGTGCCATGTGTTTTTCCCCATAATGATGCTATTAGACAAAGCTCAACTCTTTTCCTATGCATGTTTTACTATCCTACTGCCCTTCCTGCTCACGTTTTTAAGTATCTCTTTCTGTAGCGCATTCTAACTTCATAAACTAAGAAAAGTGCTaaatacagaaaaataaaatTTTCCTTACGTTCTCTTTTCACTTACCTGGGATATAAGCACCCGCCAAATGACATGCACGCTTAGAAATTAAGTTTgttctattttatttttcttttagagTGTATTAACTATCTATAAGAGGAACACTTTCAGGTGGAACCAGAGAACAATCCAGGTTGTAAAGTTGTCTGAATGGATCTGCGTATTTGCACTTGAAGCAAACCAACTGATGGTAGTCAGTAAAATCAGACAAATGGGTCCTTTCGGGCATTTGTTGCCAGGTTTTGGATTGTTGCTAAGGAACATTATCAGCAGAAATGCAGACTTTGGACATTAAAGCCTGCTAGGTCTCTACTACTGCTGATTACCAAGGGGGTTTGTACCAGAATACTCTGTGTGAGATTGTTTTAGGTCTAGGAGGGCGAAGATATTGTGAACAAGCTATTATTTTCTGACCCTTTTACCAGTGTCCTTTTTTCACAAACCATTTGTCCTTCTTTTTTCACTAACCATAAACAGTGAATACGTAAAAGTGACGCATTGCTTTAAACGTTTATTTCCACTGTGGTTATGTTCATACGCAAGCCGAGGCCATTTAAACAGTGATATAAAAAGAAATATTATTTCTATGGGAGGCTTCTTTGTATTTTTCCAACTGGGCTCTTACTGCTGAATGAATACAACGTTTCTTAGTGATTCTAAATTATTCATACATCGAGGACCCCCGTGGTTTCACAGGAGTGCAGACCCTGAGGCTTTTCATCTGGTTTTCTTGTTCCTCCCTTCAGAGAACAAGCTCTGAAGAGGAGGCTGTCCGCTGTACATGATGCCTTGGAAACCGCTCTTTCAGACAGCGCATCCTGCAAGAGCGATGAGTACATGGTCCAGCTCGCAAAAGTTCACGGGtacttcatgccacaaaagactcTTTGCCTTTGTCGTGGTTGCCATGGTTTTAATTTATAATAACTGAAATCCATTCAATCGTTTTCTGCACCTGGAGAGCCGAGGAACTGGCAACAAAGTGCTACAAAACTACTTATCAAGTTTTAATTTTTTAAGTGTATTATTTCTTATTTGTGCTTTATTTCAGCAAATCCAGGGTTTCGGACCATGATGCTCGCAGGAAGTACCGGGAGCATGGTTGGAGGCTGGAGCAGAAGTGGACAGCCATGTCAGAAAATCACCAGAGCCAGATTGGGGCACTGAGGGCCACAGTAGAGGCCTCTGAGCGGTCACAGGAAGAGACTGTTCTGTGATTTCATGATTAAAAGTTGTTTTTATCACGTTCCAGCCTTCTGCAACATCCAGCTTTGAGTCATCCCATCTACCAGTCTACATCTTTGCTGAATCCATACTGCTGATACGCATTGTAATGGCCTGCAAGATGGCTCAGTGCTAATGACTGCATTGTCACAGTCTATTTTTGTATTGTCATCCTTTTT
Coding sequences:
- the ushbp1 gene encoding uncharacterized protein ushbp1 isoform X1; protein product: MEDSSLIRCDSLNSRSVFGKEAMTPVARVTLEAVGSQPVANPEPSPAELAQCEAEVGTLLSIIAELNKKMGTLKAPSEPEDFHLPDPYTSPGPDPVTLGLVRCSPERKTAADTTSKLPVTNRGGSGEVWSKLQEVLSAVEDSISFRRSWAVPVTVSDHGKQREHLAAAQQSWVQASQILAEIEREFGISCPSALPTEERYKYQRDIMGLQKRNCALRTTLKSCQEELNGAKDALNHTEEERHKLQEMLVDAEKAWRSCSPSPPYSTKGTASGGAVRPDWSSPPFPSSPLLFRKPKTPSDRDVSPLASPGSERASLGSCCPSPFVSTGSETERLQRCMEKLKARNERLTAALEHRKGELEQISLTLSRHEADRSALQMALRYCEECEEAYSQLLLLYEAKNQQGIPVWTDSAEQVNDRQQHGSPKSWHRSPGTEELSTSFSTADGAEETETHSHTRHGESDLEERETALHQQIERLKRDRAAICIPKPGPGGKGKLSPDPATLNGGGAGHGAKDTPNPSDIQKEKAALLHKLITVKEEMSELRGLIRLTEREWRYLDRSLMAQKAKDAAGALISESLREEQEERKTAQQKLAEDVVKMASEGDIPGPRSITILRELRAILQREQALKRRLSAVHDALETALSDSASCKSDEYMVQLAKVHGKSRVSDHDARRKYREHGWRLEQKWTAMSENHQSQIGALRATVEASERSQEETVL
- the ushbp1 gene encoding uncharacterized protein ushbp1 isoform X2, whose translation is MTPVARVTLEAVGSQPVANPEPSPAELAQCEAEVGTLLSIIAELNKKMGTLKAPSEPEDFHLPDPYTSPGPDPVTLGLVRCSPERKTAADTTSKLPVTNRGGSGEVWSKLQEVLSAVEDSISFRRSWAVPVTVSDHGKQREHLAAAQQSWVQASQILAEIEREFGISCPSALPTEERYKYQRDIMGLQKRNCALRTTLKSCQEELNGAKDALNHTEEERHKLQEMLVDAEKAWRSCSPSPPYSTKGTASGGAVRPDWSSPPFPSSPLLFRKPKTPSDRDVSPLASPGSERASLGSCCPSPFVSTGSETERLQRCMEKLKARNERLTAALEHRKGELEQISLTLSRHEADRSALQMALRYCEECEEAYSQLLLLYEAKNQQGIPVWTDSAEQVNDRQQHGSPKSWHRSPGTEELSTSFSTADGAEETETHSHTRHGESDLEERETALHQQIERLKRDRAAICIPKPGPGGKGKLSPDPATLNGGGAGHGAKDTPNPSDIQKEKAALLHKLITVKEEMSELRGLIRLTEREWRYLDRSLMAQKAKDAAGALISESLREEQEERKTAQQKLAEDVVKMASEGDIPGPRSITILRELRAILQREQALKRRLSAVHDALETALSDSASCKSDEYMVQLAKVHGKSRVSDHDARRKYREHGWRLEQKWTAMSENHQSQIGALRATVEASERSQEETVL